In the genome of Hymenobacter taeanensis, one region contains:
- a CDS encoding WG repeat-containing protein, with the protein MNRTLLRSAVSFTLAVSAVSCTSTGSNSSNSADQYDLLPYQMADRWGYLNQQGKAAINPQFAEADLFHDGLARVENTAHKVGYINPKGTFIIAPAYEAGLAFSEGLACVVPASGQITYVDTKGAVKFTLANAQEARSFHEGLAAVRIGEKWGYVNPEGRLVITPTYSKASSFVQGQARVEQQRGPFESKAGFINKQNQIVIPLEYADVSYFSQNRAVVKVQEKYGYLDDKGTYVINPQFDQAGMFSQGLAPVRLGNNWGFIDESGKIAINPSYAGVLPFSANGLALAGDNATRQIGYLDREGKWAINAQFEEATPFYADIAFAKVGSKWGVIDKQGKFLENPTYDDVYQPKLNGSALVEEDGSVTALTRDVTDSEEMAVTSEAASANSYTPVAGMEDVGAEGEAKADAMEAASDAASSSALPTEEQVREGAPAYLTGTWRGKLDDKPFTLHIDKVAGDQVSGWNQVGSNKRPVSGTFWAWVEGDGCGYGLKLNEPGDDKWDGKFELQVTSKEGGALNINHAYGTWTANNGKSEKSVSLDK; encoded by the coding sequence TTTACGCTCTGCTGTTTCTTTTACCCTCGCCGTCTCAGCCGTAAGCTGTACTTCTACTGGTAGTAACAGTAGCAACTCGGCCGACCAATACGACCTGCTGCCCTATCAGATGGCTGACCGCTGGGGTTACCTAAACCAGCAGGGCAAAGCCGCTATCAACCCCCAATTTGCCGAAGCTGACTTGTTCCATGATGGGCTGGCCCGGGTTGAAAACACTGCCCATAAAGTAGGCTACATTAACCCGAAGGGGACATTCATCATTGCCCCGGCGTATGAGGCGGGTCTGGCTTTTTCCGAGGGTCTGGCTTGCGTAGTGCCCGCTAGCGGCCAAATCACCTATGTTGATACCAAAGGAGCTGTGAAGTTCACCCTTGCCAACGCCCAGGAAGCACGCAGTTTTCACGAGGGCCTGGCGGCAGTGCGCATAGGCGAGAAGTGGGGGTATGTCAATCCCGAAGGCCGCCTGGTGATTACTCCTACGTACAGCAAGGCATCTTCCTTCGTGCAGGGCCAGGCCCGCGTGGAGCAGCAGCGCGGCCCGTTCGAGTCGAAAGCTGGGTTTATCAACAAGCAAAACCAGATAGTTATTCCCCTAGAGTACGCCGATGTCAGTTACTTCAGCCAGAATCGAGCCGTGGTAAAAGTTCAGGAGAAGTACGGTTACTTGGACGATAAAGGCACGTACGTCATCAACCCACAGTTCGACCAAGCCGGTATGTTCTCGCAAGGATTAGCGCCAGTCCGTCTGGGCAATAACTGGGGATTTATTGATGAGAGCGGCAAAATTGCCATCAATCCGAGCTACGCGGGGGTACTACCTTTTTCTGCCAACGGGCTGGCTCTGGCCGGCGACAACGCCACCCGCCAAATAGGGTATCTGGACCGGGAGGGCAAATGGGCTATAAACGCCCAATTCGAGGAGGCCACTCCCTTCTACGCCGATATTGCCTTTGCTAAAGTAGGCAGTAAATGGGGTGTGATTGATAAGCAGGGCAAGTTCCTGGAAAACCCCACCTATGATGACGTCTATCAGCCCAAGCTCAACGGCTCGGCCTTGGTAGAGGAGGACGGTAGTGTCACCGCTCTAACCCGCGACGTGACAGATTCCGAGGAAATGGCCGTCACCTCCGAGGCTGCTTCTGCGAATTCATATACACCTGTTGCTGGTATGGAAGATGTAGGAGCTGAAGGAGAGGCGAAGGCCGACGCTATGGAAGCGGCCAGCGACGCCGCCAGCTCATCGGCATTGCCTACCGAAGAACAAGTTCGGGAAGGGGCCCCGGCCTACTTAACTGGTACGTGGCGCGGCAAACTCGACGACAAGCCCTTCACGCTGCACATTGATAAAGTAGCCGGCGACCAGGTATCCGGCTGGAATCAGGTAGGCAGCAACAAGCGCCCGGTGTCCGGTACATTTTGGGCCTGGGTGGAAGGCGACGGCTGTGGCTATGGCCTCAAGCTCAATGAGCCCGGCGACGACAAATGGGACGGCAAATTTGAGCTGCAGGTCACGTCTAAAGAGGGCGGGGCTCTCAATATCAACCACGCCTACGGTACCTGGACTGCCAACAACGGCAAATCCGAGAAATCAGTCAGCCTCGATAAATAG
- a CDS encoding DUF3298 and DUF4163 domain-containing protein, translating to MYSRFLPALTAVGALLASCQTQSDNAVTATNAPSAAAAAAPAPAPEPARLATFHKRYLGTIGKSPVVLTLRKDSSGALYGSYYYQRTRLPLSLTGRLRGAEAEVDEQDENGKITGRLKGQLTAAGWMGTWTNPRTGAPLPFQLRENYDGSAALSYGEKQERDCAVRFENRPDDMDNCSSISVSIPLVEGHDKLNQQVRQVIMDDGSGNTDYLKMDLAAWMKKQVADGPIQSDISVTEVNNEYHLLSLQIDDNTDSGGAHPNHSTHYINYDLRQDRPIQLKDLLVAGYEQRLHQLGRRLFYEQNAENTMLNDADEFQMNGNFLITPKGLLFHFNPYEAAAYAGGDPTVFISYQQLGTLLKQNNPARSFMDGKL from the coding sequence ATGTATTCTCGTTTTTTACCCGCGCTTACTGCGGTGGGCGCCTTGCTTGCCTCCTGCCAAACCCAGTCCGATAACGCCGTTACCGCCACCAACGCCCCATCCGCAGCGGCAGCGGCAGCGCCCGCGCCAGCTCCTGAGCCGGCCCGCCTGGCTACGTTCCATAAGCGTTACCTGGGCACCATCGGCAAGTCGCCCGTTGTCCTTACCCTGCGCAAAGACAGCAGCGGAGCCCTCTACGGCAGCTATTATTACCAGCGTACCCGCCTGCCCCTGAGCCTGACGGGCCGGTTGCGGGGCGCGGAGGCTGAGGTAGATGAGCAGGATGAGAACGGCAAGATTACCGGCCGCCTAAAAGGCCAGCTCACGGCCGCCGGCTGGATGGGCACCTGGACCAACCCGCGCACCGGCGCACCATTGCCCTTCCAGCTCCGCGAAAACTACGACGGCTCCGCCGCCCTGAGCTACGGCGAAAAACAGGAACGAGACTGCGCTGTACGATTTGAAAACCGGCCCGACGATATGGACAACTGCTCTTCAATTTCGGTCAGCATCCCCCTCGTTGAGGGCCATGATAAGCTTAATCAACAAGTGCGGCAAGTAATCATGGACGATGGGAGCGGTAATACCGACTACCTGAAAATGGACTTGGCGGCCTGGATGAAAAAGCAAGTCGCCGACGGCCCGATTCAATCCGATATCAGTGTAACGGAGGTAAACAACGAATACCATTTGCTGTCTTTGCAAATAGACGACAACACCGACAGCGGCGGTGCCCATCCCAATCACTCTACTCACTACATCAACTACGACCTACGGCAGGACCGGCCCATCCAGCTCAAAGACCTGCTCGTTGCGGGCTACGAGCAGCGGCTCCACCAATTGGGGCGTCGTTTGTTTTATGAGCAAAACGCAGAGAATACCATGCTCAACGACGCCGACGAGTTTCAGATGAATGGGAATTTTCTCATCACCCCCAAGGGCCTTCTGTTTCATTTCAACCCCTATGAAGCTGCTGCCTACGCCGGCGGCGACCCTACAGTGTTTATCTCGTATCAGCAGTTGGGTACGTTGCTGAAACAGAACAACCCTGCTCGCTCCTTCATGGATGGCAAACTCTAG
- a CDS encoding type IV toxin-antitoxin system AbiEi family antitoxin, with protein sequence MNAEVEQEILTLACQAFETSTQLNAHPVPLPEKHLALTAGSHYQADGCLRIGPQGHLFLAEAKQRIQSGTIGHLRSINDQAGEPVVLVVPYVSSQQGEKLRQHDIQYLDTAGNAYLYTADKSFFVLVSGQRQPLADPPTQHRAFQPAGVQLLYHLLSTPALLQASYRVMAEQAQVALGSVSILLRSLQQLGLLREEAGRRRWTDPAQVLRRWVDAYGEVVRPRLAAQRYRWLDPGVARQGWQDLPLGPDMLWGGEPAAHLLLDGYLLPEYFTLYTTASRAAIMQQLRLVPDAHGPVEVLRPMDTIFHPERPQPQAVHPLLAYADLIITTDPRNREVAQRLHEHYLPYLA encoded by the coding sequence ATGAACGCAGAAGTAGAGCAAGAGATACTGACCTTAGCTTGCCAGGCATTCGAGACGAGCACCCAGCTTAACGCGCATCCGGTACCGTTGCCCGAAAAGCACTTGGCACTAACAGCTGGGAGCCACTATCAGGCCGACGGATGCCTTCGTATCGGTCCGCAAGGGCATCTGTTCCTGGCCGAAGCCAAGCAGCGAATACAATCCGGCACGATAGGGCATCTGCGCTCCATCAACGACCAGGCAGGGGAGCCAGTCGTGCTTGTAGTGCCGTACGTGAGTAGCCAGCAGGGGGAGAAACTGCGCCAGCACGATATTCAGTACCTCGACACTGCCGGTAACGCCTACTTGTACACGGCTGATAAGAGCTTCTTTGTTCTAGTGAGTGGGCAGCGGCAGCCCCTGGCCGATCCGCCTACCCAGCACCGTGCCTTCCAGCCGGCAGGGGTGCAACTGCTCTACCATCTGCTCAGCACCCCCGCGTTGCTGCAAGCCAGCTACCGCGTCATGGCCGAGCAGGCCCAAGTGGCGCTGGGCTCCGTGAGTATCCTGCTGCGGAGCCTGCAACAGCTAGGGTTGTTGCGCGAGGAAGCGGGCCGCCGCCGGTGGACCGACCCGGCCCAGGTGCTCCGCCGCTGGGTCGATGCCTACGGCGAAGTAGTTCGCCCCCGGCTGGCCGCCCAGCGCTACCGCTGGCTCGACCCGGGCGTGGCCCGGCAAGGCTGGCAGGACCTGCCGCTGGGGCCCGACATGCTCTGGGGCGGAGAGCCGGCGGCCCACCTGCTGCTCGATGGGTATCTGCTGCCCGAATACTTCACCCTCTATACCACCGCTTCCCGGGCCGCCATCATGCAGCAGCTGCGGCTGGTGCCCGATGCCCACGGCCCGGTGGAGGTGCTTCGTCCCATGGATACCATTTTCCACCCGGAACGGCCACAGCCTCAGGCAGTACATCCGCTGCTGGCCTACGCCGACCTGATCATCACCACCGACCCGCGCAACCGGGAGGTAGCCCAACGCCTGCATGAGCACTATTTACCCTATCTCGCCTGA
- a CDS encoding nucleotidyl transferase AbiEii/AbiGii toxin family protein produces MSTIYPISPESLQPAGLSEAMAALQRGFGQFGVDFYLVGAVARDIWLSQIYHEPARRMTKDLDLAVFINNTSQYEALQAWLMEHEGFIRAPSSAFCLLYPASVGNVTVDLMPFGAIADEAGDVYFSGRGMEHISTVGFSEVLAEAATVATPAGEQWRVVTLPGIVVLKLVAWQDRPELRGKDAVDVWNLLEAYFHLITDEIYTHHLDLFSEDAAADSTHLMLLVGARVLGRQVQELIAGRPVQTRLLTLLADQLALGERSPLARVISRSGPELGISLATLAALRTGIGETWPLPE; encoded by the coding sequence ATGAGCACTATTTACCCTATCTCGCCTGAGAGCCTGCAGCCCGCGGGCCTGAGCGAGGCAATGGCCGCCCTGCAGCGCGGCTTCGGGCAGTTCGGCGTTGATTTCTACCTAGTAGGGGCGGTGGCCCGCGACATCTGGCTGAGCCAGATCTACCACGAGCCGGCCCGGCGCATGACCAAAGACCTGGACCTGGCCGTGTTCATCAACAATACGAGCCAATACGAGGCCCTGCAGGCCTGGCTAATGGAGCACGAGGGCTTCATTCGGGCTCCGAGCAGTGCTTTCTGCCTGCTGTATCCCGCTTCAGTCGGCAACGTGACAGTAGACCTGATGCCCTTCGGCGCCATTGCTGACGAAGCCGGCGACGTGTATTTTTCGGGGCGGGGCATGGAGCACATTTCCACCGTTGGCTTCTCGGAGGTGCTGGCCGAGGCCGCCACGGTAGCCACCCCGGCCGGCGAGCAGTGGCGGGTAGTAACGCTACCCGGCATCGTCGTGCTGAAGCTGGTGGCCTGGCAGGACCGTCCCGAGCTGCGCGGCAAGGACGCCGTGGATGTCTGGAACCTGCTGGAGGCATATTTCCATCTGATAACCGACGAGATATACACGCACCACCTGGACTTGTTCTCGGAGGACGCCGCCGCCGATAGCACCCATCTGATGCTGCTGGTCGGCGCCCGGGTGTTAGGCCGACAAGTCCAGGAGCTGATTGCCGGCCGCCCGGTGCAAACGCGCCTGCTGACGCTCCTGGCCGACCAGCTCGCCCTGGGAGAACGGAGCCCCTTAGCGCGGGTCATCAGCCGCAGCGGCCCGGAACTGGGCATCAGCTTGGCTACGCTGGCGGCCCTGCGGACGGGCATAGGAGAAACCTGGCCGCTTCCTGAATAA